CTTTTTTCTTTGTCTCAATTTCATTCATCATGACAAAGATTTCATCCTTTTCTTTGGCAAGAGAATTCTTTTTATCAACAAGAGAGTTATACTCCTCTTCGACTTTTGCGTAAATTTCAAGCGCTTTCAAGTTGACATTACCAAGACGTTCCACCATGCGCTCAAATTCCCAAATTTCTTTTTTAAGCGCTTCTTCAGTCTTATCAGTATACAGTTCAATAGTCGCGTATTGCTTGAATTCTTCTTCCATACCAGTGACTTCTGCGCCAACACGAGCATGCTCAATGCTGATCGCGTTCTTTTTCTGTTCAACAGAACGAACCTGTTCTTCAGCAACAATAATAGTATTCTCTATCTTCTGAAGTTCTTCATTTAAGACATCGCGATGTTTGAAAAGGTCCTTGAAAGCGCCATAAAATTCCTTCTGAATACGCTCTTTCTCTTTTAGGTCACTATCTTGCTTCTTGATTGTTTCCTGAAGATCTGCAATTTCTTTGCTAAAGTCTACTTGCTCTTTCTCATGTTGTTTGAGAATTTTCTGGATGTTTTCTTTCTCAGGAGCAAGAATATTAGTAATCTGCATTGCAGTGTTGCGAACAGAGCCTTCAAGTTCCATTATTTTTTGCTTGAACTCTGTTTTCTTTTGTTCAAACGTATTCAATTCAGCGATAAGCAGGGGATTGCGAAGCTGCGTAATTGCGTCACGAAGCTGTTGCTTCTTGATTTTCGCGTTTGCGAAGTCCTTGTTACATGCGCTAATCTGCCGCTGGAGTTCCTCAAGCTGAGTCTCAAACGCTTTTGCCTGGCTAGCAAGTTCTTGTTTCACTTTCTTTGAAACATCAAGATCTTCAGAATCAAGGTGCAAGGATTTTTCTTTAGTAATAATATCTCCTTCAAGATTTGCTTTAAATTCACGAAGACGAGTAATGTTTTTTTCAATCTCATTTCGTTTTTCTTGGAGGACAGAAACAAGACGTTGGGTGTCTGCAAATGCCGCTTCAGTCTGCTTGATATTCTCCACGACTTCTTTTTCTTGGAATCCTAAACCCCCCTTATTTCGTTCACGATAGCCACCCTGCATTGCGCCACTCGTTTCAACAAGATCACCTTCAAGAGAAGTCATACGAACAGTACCAATGCCCACGCGTCGTGCGACCGCAATGTTGTCCACAACAAGCGTGTTGCCAAAAACATAGGAAAAGACATTTTTGAACTTTGGTTCATACGTAACCAGATCACTTGCAAAACCATGAACACCTTGCGCGCTTGCAGCTGCTTTTGCAGAAGGATCAAGAGAAGCAGGTTTTATTTTGTTTAAGGGCAAGAATGTTGCGATGCCTAACTTTTTTTCTTTGAGAAAACTAATGCAGTTTTCAGCGGTTTTATCATCCCCAACAACAATGCTGCGAAGTTTTGGACCTGCGGCTATTTCAAGCGCAAGCGCGTATTTGCTCGAAACGTGACCTAAATCAGAGAGCAAACCATGAACAGCGCCAAGCGATGATTTTTCTTCAAGAACACGCTGGATTGCGATGTTTCCAGAAGAGCTTTCACGAATACGGGTTTGTCGTGCTTCGAGTTTTGCAAGTTCATCTTGCGCATGCTGCATTTTTTCGCGTGCGTGCGCAAACTGCGCGGCAAGCTGTCCATCTTCCTGAAGTGCTTTATTGAGATCGAGGGTTGCTTTTTTGAATTCCTCTTTCATTTGTTTCAGCGTTGCAATTTCATCTTTGTTTTCTTTTTCAAGCTCAAGCACTTTTGCGATACGCTCATCTGCGCTATGAATCTGATAATCTATTTTGTCTTTTTCACGAAGAATATGCTGCTGCTGTTCACGTAAACCCTGAATTTCTTTTTGTTTTTCTTCAATAAGCTTGTCTAACTCTTCAATTTCTTTGTCGATGTTTTCAGCGCCATCAAGTTTATTTTTTTTGCGGAAAGAATCAATCTTATCCTGAATCTGCGCAAGTTCTTTCGTCATGCGCTCTTTTTCTTTGTCCTGAGCAGCGGATTGCTTTTCAAGCTCGGTAATCTTTTCATCAAGTTCAACAAGAGAATTTTGAAGCTGATCTTTTCTTGTGTTTAAGCGAGTAATTTCATTGTTGCAAAGGCCGATGCGGTCTTTGTTCGCGACAATATCCACTTTTAATTTTTCAACAGCGTGAAGCACCTGTACTTGCTCTTTTTCTCCTTTTTCTTCAACTTCCTTTGTAATTTTCTGAATCTGCGCTTTCTTATCAACAACCTGTGCTTTTAATGTAGCGATGTCAGTATCTTTTTTAGTAATTTTTTCCAAATACCCATCAATTTGTTTTTGCAATTCTCCGCGCTGTTCAAGTTTTCTGCGAAGCTGCATATCAAGATAGGTTGCTTTATTTTTCGTGATTTTATCTGCAAGATCTTTATATTTCTCCGCTTGATCGCGCTCTTGTTTTAACTCTTTGAGATATGATTTTCGTTCATTAAGCACAATGTCTGCTTCAGTAAGTTTTTGATCCACTTTTTCAAGCTCGCTGAGGGTTTTCTGTTTTTTCTCCTCGTAAACACCAATACCTGCAATGTCCTCAATAATGACGCGACGCTCAACAGAAGACATCTCCACGAGCCGCACAATGTCCCCCTGAAGAACAATGTTATATCCTTCAGGATCAATGTCGCCAGCAGAAAGAAGTTCAAGCATTTCCTGCCTTGTTTTTCGCTCCTCATTAATTTTGTAAATACTCTGTCCATTTTCGCGAATAATACGAGAAACTTTTATCTCAGGAGTACCAAGAGGAAAATGATTGCCGGAATTATCAAAATAAATGCTGACTTCGCCTTCTTTTGCGGGCTTTTTGCTTTTGCCACCGTTATAGATGAGATTTGCTGATTTTTCAGCGCGAAGCCCTTTTGCAGAGCCTTTGCCAAGAACAAAACAGAGCGCGTCGCCAACGTTCGATTTCCCACTACCATTAGGGCCTAAGATACAGTTATATTTGGGATCAAAAACAAGTTCTGTCTTTTCACCGAAAGATTTAAACCCGCGCATCACGAGTCGATTAATGCGTGTCATAATCACCACTTTTTTTGCATGCACAATGAAAAAATATAGAAAAAATGAATTGTTTGCCGTATATAAAACTTTTGAAAGCACCATGGAGGAAAAACAAGAACCAAAAGCAAGAGAAAAAGAGGAGAATTCTGCCAACGAAACATTTATATAGATGGGGAAACTAAAAAATCAAAGTGTGAGCATTGGCACATAGTAAAAAAAATATGAGTTTTGTTATGTGGCAGAGACAAAAACAGAGAATGATCACGAGGTGAAAAATTCATCCTTGAAAAAGAGGGGAATTTGAACAATGGCAGAAGAAGAGAAACGATTTTCACGGCAATTACTTGGAAAGACAGTGGTCAGCAAAACAGGAAAGCGCTTCGGTGAAGTTGGCGACATGATTTTTGAAACACGAAGCGGTGAGCTTATTCATTTGATTCTTGCAAATCCAACAACCTATACAGAAAAATTAGAGTTGGAAAAAGACAAGGAAGGAAATATCCTTATTCCGTTCAGCGCAGTGATTGCGATTGGAGACTTCCTCGTCATAGCAGAAGAAGATATTATTTAATTTCTTTATTTTTATAGTTTTAAATTAACATTAGCCTTTCTCACATGTATACATTCGCCTTACTGTTGCTTTTGAATCCCAAAATATTTTTTTAAAATATGTTATGAACAAAAGAAGAAAAAGCAAGATAATAACTGATCTAGAAAACAATCTTCTCTAAAAAAACAACCTTTATAAAACAGCCAAGATGCCAACTCTCTATGGAAGAAGAGCAGCAAGAAGCATTAAAACATTCTATGTGGACGG
The window above is part of the Candidatus Woesearchaeota archaeon genome. Proteins encoded here:
- the smc gene encoding chromosome segregation protein SMC; translation: MTRINRLVMRGFKSFGEKTELVFDPKYNCILGPNGSGKSNVGDALCFVLGKGSAKGLRAEKSANLIYNGGKSKKPAKEGEVSIYFDNSGNHFPLGTPEIKVSRIIRENGQSIYKINEERKTRQEMLELLSAGDIDPEGYNIVLQGDIVRLVEMSSVERRVIIEDIAGIGVYEEKKQKTLSELEKVDQKLTEADIVLNERKSYLKELKQERDQAEKYKDLADKITKNKATYLDMQLRRKLEQRGELQKQIDGYLEKITKKDTDIATLKAQVVDKKAQIQKITKEVEEKGEKEQVQVLHAVEKLKVDIVANKDRIGLCNNEITRLNTRKDQLQNSLVELDEKITELEKQSAAQDKEKERMTKELAQIQDKIDSFRKKNKLDGAENIDKEIEELDKLIEEKQKEIQGLREQQQHILREKDKIDYQIHSADERIAKVLELEKENKDEIATLKQMKEEFKKATLDLNKALQEDGQLAAQFAHAREKMQHAQDELAKLEARQTRIRESSSGNIAIQRVLEEKSSLGAVHGLLSDLGHVSSKYALALEIAAGPKLRSIVVGDDKTAENCISFLKEKKLGIATFLPLNKIKPASLDPSAKAAASAQGVHGFASDLVTYEPKFKNVFSYVFGNTLVVDNIAVARRVGIGTVRMTSLEGDLVETSGAMQGGYRERNKGGLGFQEKEVVENIKQTEAAFADTQRLVSVLQEKRNEIEKNITRLREFKANLEGDIITKEKSLHLDSEDLDVSKKVKQELASQAKAFETQLEELQRQISACNKDFANAKIKKQQLRDAITQLRNPLLIAELNTFEQKKTEFKQKIMELEGSVRNTAMQITNILAPEKENIQKILKQHEKEQVDFSKEIADLQETIKKQDSDLKEKERIQKEFYGAFKDLFKHRDVLNEELQKIENTIIVAEEQVRSVEQKKNAISIEHARVGAEVTGMEEEFKQYATIELYTDKTEEALKKEIWEFERMVERLGNVNLKALEIYAKVEEEYNSLVDKKNSLAKEKDEIFVMMNEIETKKKEMFLNTFVVVNQHFQNMFMAISTKGQAFLEIEDEGNIFNAGVSIKVRITGKKFMDIRSLSGGEKTMTALAFIFAIQEHDPASFYIFDEVDAALDKMNSDKLAKLIRSYSDRAQYIIISHNDGIISEADTLYGVSMTQDNMSKVVSLKV
- a CDS encoding PRC-barrel domain-containing protein; this translates as MAEEEKRFSRQLLGKTVVSKTGKRFGEVGDMIFETRSGELIHLILANPTTYTEKLELEKDKEGNILIPFSAVIAIGDFLVIAEEDII